The Microbacterium luteum genome includes a region encoding these proteins:
- the cmtR gene encoding Cd(II)/Pb(II)-sensing metalloregulatory transcriptional regulator CmtR has translation MLTITDRLDVMNRLGRAMADPTRSRILMTLLDGPIYPAALARELELSPSNVSNHLTCLRDCGIVVAEPEGRRTRYEVADARLSRALTALLDTTLAVDHAAGCIDPSCAAPECCTTEGTA, from the coding sequence GTGCTGACTATAACTGATCGTCTGGACGTGATGAATCGGCTCGGCCGCGCGATGGCCGACCCGACACGCTCACGCATTCTCATGACCCTGCTTGACGGCCCGATCTATCCTGCGGCGCTCGCCCGCGAGCTGGAGCTCAGCCCGTCCAACGTGTCCAACCACCTGACCTGCCTCCGTGACTGCGGCATCGTCGTCGCCGAGCCCGAGGGCCGCCGAACTCGGTACGAGGTCGCCGACGCCCGTCTCAGCCGGGCGCTTACTGCCCTGCTGGACACGACCTTGGCCGTTGACCATGCAGCCGGGTGCATCGATCCCTCCTGCGCGGCTCCGGAATGCTGCACGACGGAGGGGACCGCATGA
- a CDS encoding cadmium resistance transporter — protein sequence MIFLSILQAIGLFLVTNIDDIIVLSLFFGRGAGQRGTTARILVGQYLGFAGILGAAVLVALGAGAFLPPEVIPYFGLIPLGLGLWAAWQAWRGRHDDDDDDEGKIEGKKVAVWAVAGVTFANGGDNIGVYVPVFLSVGPAAVVAYCVVFLALVAVLVIMAKFIATRRPIAEILERWEHILFPIVLIGLGIFILVSGGAFGL from the coding sequence ATGATCTTCCTCTCCATCCTGCAAGCGATCGGCCTGTTCCTTGTCACGAACATCGACGACATCATCGTGCTGTCGCTGTTCTTCGGCCGCGGCGCGGGACAACGAGGCACGACCGCTCGAATCCTGGTCGGGCAGTATCTGGGATTCGCCGGTATTCTTGGCGCGGCCGTACTCGTAGCTCTCGGTGCCGGGGCGTTCCTGCCTCCCGAGGTCATCCCGTACTTCGGCCTGATCCCGTTGGGATTGGGGCTTTGGGCGGCCTGGCAGGCATGGCGTGGTCGGCACGACGATGACGATGACGATGAGGGCAAGATCGAAGGCAAAAAGGTCGCCGTCTGGGCTGTAGCCGGTGTCACCTTCGCCAACGGCGGGGACAACATCGGCGTCTACGTGCCGGTCTTCCTCAGTGTGGGGCCCGCTGCCGTGGTCGCCTACTGTGTTGTGTTCCTCGCGCTCGTTGCGGTCCTGGTGATCATGGCCAAGTTCATTGCCACGCGACGTCCGATCGCGGAAATCCTGGAACGCTGGGAGCACATCCTGTTCCCGATCGTTCTGATCGGCCTGGGCATCTTCATCCTCGTCAGCGGCGGGGCATTCGGGCTCTGA
- a CDS encoding cytochrome P450, giving the protein MSKQRTSALPVLPGDRTLEFRARGYAFGQHGFDTVGTDAFTTRLLGRRVTFAHGSGWVRFFYEGDRFTRDRAMPRSVKHSLQDEGSVQTLVGPEHRHRKALFVGMLDTPARTDLDRRVAEAWQQEWAAASGSPVSLQELAGRSLTAGVCAWADIPLSDRDLDRRTTEFAAMIDGAGSFGPRNVRGRALRLRTEAWARQVLRDSPTGTIPAKVAGHRDADGRLLEERVAAVELLNLLRPTVAIARFIMFAALALHLHPEWRARVAEDEGSRSAFAQEVRRTTPFFPVVGGTAARDLEWEGVRFARGDWVIIDLFATNRDPRLWEDPLTFAPDRFVTGEPHRNALVPQGGGFYEDGHRCPGEPATVDLLASAAGRLAAADYTVPGQDFRVDLRRFPAQPEDRFVLIPA; this is encoded by the coding sequence ATGTCGAAGCAGAGGACGTCGGCGCTTCCGGTTCTTCCCGGCGATCGAACGCTCGAGTTCCGAGCGCGTGGGTATGCGTTCGGGCAGCACGGGTTCGACACGGTGGGAACCGATGCTTTCACTACCCGCCTTCTGGGGAGACGCGTGACTTTCGCTCACGGCAGCGGGTGGGTGCGCTTCTTCTACGAGGGTGACCGATTCACTCGGGATCGAGCGATGCCTCGCTCGGTGAAGCACTCCTTGCAGGACGAAGGAAGTGTACAGACGCTCGTCGGTCCTGAGCACCGGCATCGCAAAGCGCTTTTCGTCGGCATGCTCGACACGCCAGCTCGCACCGATCTGGATCGCCGTGTCGCGGAGGCGTGGCAACAGGAATGGGCGGCAGCGTCCGGTAGCCCCGTGTCCCTGCAGGAGCTGGCCGGGCGCTCCCTGACCGCCGGAGTGTGTGCGTGGGCGGATATTCCGCTCAGCGACCGCGACCTCGACCGAAGAACGACCGAGTTCGCGGCGATGATCGACGGCGCAGGATCCTTCGGCCCACGGAACGTGCGAGGCCGGGCGCTCCGGCTGCGCACGGAAGCATGGGCGCGACAGGTGCTCCGCGACTCGCCGACAGGGACCATCCCTGCCAAGGTGGCTGGCCATCGCGACGCAGATGGACGGTTGCTCGAGGAGCGCGTCGCCGCCGTGGAGCTCCTCAACCTGCTTCGACCCACCGTTGCGATAGCGCGCTTCATCATGTTCGCGGCGCTCGCGTTGCATCTTCATCCTGAATGGCGTGCGCGCGTCGCCGAGGACGAGGGGTCACGATCTGCCTTTGCCCAGGAAGTGCGCCGCACTACGCCGTTTTTCCCCGTGGTCGGCGGGACCGCCGCGCGTGATCTGGAATGGGAGGGCGTTCGTTTCGCGCGAGGCGATTGGGTGATCATCGACCTCTTCGCCACCAACCGTGATCCTCGGCTTTGGGAAGATCCCCTCACTTTTGCTCCCGACCGATTTGTCACGGGCGAGCCGCACCGCAACGCTCTTGTGCCGCAAGGCGGTGGGTTCTACGAGGACGGCCACCGTTGCCCAGGTGAACCTGCGACGGTGGACCTCCTCGCTTCCGCTGCGGGACGGCTGGCCGCTGCGGACTACACAGTCCCAGGCCAGGACTTTCGGGTCGACCTGCGGCGCTTCCCAGCGCAACCCGAAGACAGGTTCGTGCTCATCCCCGCCTAA
- a CDS encoding IS5 family transposase (programmed frameshift), translating to MEPLMPTVTGRSRPWTDHRLAIEGMAWKYRTGAPWRDVPERFGKWNSIYKRFNRWAGDGTWQKLLTEVQKQADAAGEIDWVVSIDSTIARVHQHGATLARDTGAVPNHKNPWSEPPDHGIGRSRGGLTTKLHLVCDGRGRPLSMMITAGNINDTTMMSAVLENIRVPRDGKGRPRTRPDRVLADKGYPSRANRAWLRDRRIAATIPERDDQIAHRRKKPGRPIAFGDKQKERYKGRNVVERCFNRLKQWRGIAMRSDKLARNYRAAVSLAAALIWIKTDLR from the exons ATGGAGCCGTTGATGCCGACGGTGACCGGTCGGTCGCGGCCGTGGACGGATCACCGGCTCGCTATCGAGGGGATGGCGTGGAAGTACCGGACCGGTGCGCCGTGGCGTGACGTTCCGGAACGGTTCGGGAAGTGGAACTCGATCTACAAGCGGTTCAACCGGTGGGCCGGGGACGGCACCTGGCAGAAGCTGCTCACCGAGGTGCAGAAGCAGGCCGACGCCGCTGGGGAAATCGACTGGGTCGTCTCGATCGACTCCACGATCGCGCGCGTGCATCAGCACGGCGCGACCCTCGCCCGGGACACA GGGGCTGTGCCGAATCACAAGAATCCGTGGTCCGAGCCGCCTGATCACGGGATCGGACGCTCCCGCGGCGGGCTGACGACCAAACTGCACCTGGTCTGCGACGGCCGCGGCCGGCCGCTGAGCATGATGATCACCGCCGGGAACATCAACGACACCACGATGATGAGCGCGGTGCTGGAGAACATCCGCGTTCCCCGCGACGGGAAGGGCCGCCCCCGCACCCGCCCCGACCGGGTGCTCGCCGACAAGGGGTACCCCTCAAGGGCGAACCGCGCCTGGCTCCGCGACCGGAGGATCGCGGCGACCATCCCCGAGCGGGACGACCAGATCGCGCACCGCCGCAAGAAGCCGGGCCGGCCGATCGCTTTCGGCGACAAGCAGAAGGAACGCTACAAGGGACGCAACGTCGTAGAACGCTGCTTCAACCGTCTCAAGCAGTGGCGCGGCATCGCGATGCGCTCGGACAAACTCGCCCGCAACTACCGAGCCGCCGTCAGCCTCGCCGCGGCGCTGATCTGGATCAAGACCGATCTCCGCTGA
- a CDS encoding IS256 family transposase — protein MIDPVTGEIIDEQQLAEQLLKQAKEQGVDLVGPHGVLNGLTKRVLETALEAEMTEHLGYEKHGNTIAENARNGIRSKTVLTEVGPVEIDVPRDREGSFEPKIVKKRQRRLTGVDEIVLSLTARGLTTGEVAAHFDDVYGASVSKDTISRITDKVIEEMTEWQNRPLDRVYPVVFIDALVVKVRDGQVRNKPFYIAVGVTVNGERDILGIWAGDGGEGAKFWLGVLTEIKNRGAEDVCIVVCDGLKGLPESINTAWPLATVQTCIIHLIRNTFRFASRHYWEEMGKDLRPVYTAPTEAAARERFVEFDAKWGQQYPAISKLWQNAWSEFVPFLDWDVEIRRIICSTNAIESLNARYRRAVRARGHFPNDAAALKCLYLVTRSLDPTGRGRARWATRWKPALNAFAIAFEGRIN, from the coding sequence ATGATCGATCCTGTGACGGGAGAGATCATCGATGAGCAGCAGCTCGCGGAGCAGCTGCTGAAGCAGGCGAAGGAACAGGGTGTCGACCTCGTCGGCCCCCACGGGGTGCTGAACGGGCTCACCAAGCGGGTGCTGGAGACAGCGCTCGAGGCGGAGATGACCGAGCATCTTGGCTACGAGAAGCACGGCAACACGATCGCCGAGAACGCTCGCAACGGGATCCGATCGAAGACGGTGCTGACGGAGGTCGGTCCCGTCGAGATCGACGTTCCCAGAGACCGTGAGGGGTCGTTCGAGCCGAAGATCGTCAAGAAGCGGCAGCGGCGCCTGACCGGCGTGGATGAGATCGTGCTGTCGTTGACCGCGCGCGGGCTGACGACCGGCGAGGTGGCGGCGCACTTCGACGATGTCTACGGGGCGTCGGTGTCGAAGGACACGATCTCGAGGATCACCGACAAGGTCATCGAGGAGATGACCGAATGGCAGAACCGTCCGCTGGATCGCGTCTATCCTGTGGTGTTCATTGATGCTCTGGTGGTGAAGGTCCGAGACGGCCAGGTGCGGAACAAGCCGTTCTATATCGCCGTGGGCGTTACCGTGAACGGGGAGCGCGACATCCTCGGGATCTGGGCCGGCGATGGCGGCGAGGGGGCGAAGTTCTGGCTCGGCGTGTTGACGGAGATCAAGAACCGTGGCGCCGAGGATGTCTGCATCGTCGTCTGTGACGGGCTGAAGGGTCTGCCGGAATCGATCAACACCGCCTGGCCGCTCGCGACGGTGCAGACCTGCATCATCCATCTGATCCGCAACACGTTCCGGTTCGCGTCTCGCCATTACTGGGAAGAGATGGGCAAGGACCTGCGCCCTGTCTACACGGCGCCGACCGAAGCGGCCGCTCGTGAGCGATTCGTGGAGTTCGACGCGAAATGGGGTCAGCAGTATCCGGCGATCAGCAAGCTCTGGCAGAACGCCTGGAGTGAGTTCGTGCCGTTCCTGGACTGGGACGTGGAAATCCGACGGATCATCTGCAGCACGAACGCGATCGAGTCACTCAACGCCCGGTACCGCAGAGCAGTCCGGGCACGCGGGCATTTCCCGAACGACGCCGCCGCGCTGAAATGTCTCTACCTCGTGACCCGCTCGCTTGACCCGACCGGGCGCGGCAGGGCACGCTGGGCGACGAGGTGGAAGCCGGCGCTGAACGCGTTCGCGATCGCATTCGAAGGCCGAATCAACTAA
- the lnt gene encoding apolipoprotein N-acyltransferase, protein MPVAGVAGLAMDAAFPALGWWPLAFVSVTLSLVTLIGRRSWGALLVGTVFGAAFWFPHVSWSAQFLGEHPLSWVPWVALAGALTIYTAVLTVPIALAYRWLPRRRNAFAMRLLALPLLVAGAWTIRELIMGSWPYGGFPWGRVAMSQSESPIAPVASWVGVSGLGFLMVAVCAAAIEAVRWIVRAQPARGNATEHPRTPLASWAASIPVLGLAAVMVLVPQFPTSHAGTIRVGAVQGNGPAAYVDEHEPGAVLESQLAASAPLEDEQVDIVLWPEGGVDSDPLADEATAHALDDAAARYDAPILLNAAAADGHLVYNTSFLWTSNGPTAAHAKRHPVPFGEYVPDRWFYGALVPSLVDLLEREYAAGVDTPAIEVDGVEVGLAICFDVAFDDVIHEGAHSGAQVLMFQTNNADFRDTDEHLQQLAFARMRAIETGRSVVNLSTTGTSQVLAPNGATLAALAADEPGLMIADLELRDGLTAAVMLAQSINTLIVSGTLAGFLVLAFLLLRDRASSRHHRVLDSSQRSSIGLHECADAHRRERL, encoded by the coding sequence ATGCCAGTCGCCGGCGTGGCCGGGCTCGCGATGGATGCGGCGTTCCCCGCACTCGGGTGGTGGCCGCTGGCGTTCGTCTCGGTGACGTTGTCCCTCGTCACTCTCATCGGGCGACGGTCCTGGGGGGCGCTGCTGGTCGGGACAGTCTTCGGCGCAGCGTTCTGGTTTCCTCACGTGTCATGGTCGGCGCAGTTTCTCGGGGAGCATCCGCTGAGCTGGGTCCCGTGGGTGGCCCTGGCTGGCGCGCTGACGATCTACACGGCTGTGCTGACGGTGCCGATCGCCCTCGCCTACCGATGGCTGCCGCGCCGGCGCAACGCCTTCGCGATGCGGCTGCTGGCGCTGCCGCTGCTGGTAGCGGGAGCCTGGACGATCCGCGAACTCATCATGGGCTCCTGGCCCTACGGCGGATTCCCGTGGGGACGGGTGGCGATGAGCCAATCGGAAAGCCCGATCGCTCCGGTCGCGTCATGGGTCGGCGTCTCCGGCCTGGGCTTCCTGATGGTCGCCGTGTGCGCCGCCGCGATCGAAGCAGTCCGTTGGATCGTGCGCGCGCAACCGGCACGCGGTAACGCCACCGAGCACCCGAGAACACCTCTCGCCTCGTGGGCGGCGTCGATCCCCGTGCTCGGTCTCGCAGCGGTGATGGTCCTGGTGCCGCAGTTCCCGACCAGTCACGCGGGCACCATCCGGGTGGGCGCTGTGCAGGGCAACGGCCCCGCCGCGTACGTCGATGAGCACGAACCGGGCGCGGTCCTGGAATCTCAGCTCGCCGCTTCCGCCCCTCTCGAAGACGAACAGGTCGACATCGTGCTCTGGCCCGAGGGCGGCGTCGACAGTGATCCCCTCGCCGACGAGGCCACCGCTCACGCGCTCGACGATGCAGCCGCCCGATACGACGCCCCGATCCTGCTCAACGCCGCCGCGGCAGACGGCCACCTCGTCTACAACACTTCCTTCCTCTGGACCTCGAACGGGCCGACGGCCGCGCACGCCAAACGCCATCCCGTCCCCTTCGGCGAGTACGTGCCCGACCGGTGGTTCTACGGCGCGCTCGTGCCCAGCCTGGTAGACCTCCTAGAACGCGAGTACGCCGCCGGCGTCGACACACCCGCCATCGAGGTCGACGGCGTAGAGGTGGGACTGGCGATCTGCTTCGACGTGGCCTTCGATGACGTCATTCACGAAGGCGCGCACAGCGGTGCCCAGGTGCTCATGTTCCAGACGAACAACGCCGACTTTCGCGACACCGATGAACACCTGCAACAGCTTGCGTTCGCGCGCATGCGCGCCATCGAGACCGGCCGCAGCGTCGTCAACCTCTCCACCACCGGCACCAGCCAGGTACTCGCCCCGAACGGCGCCACGCTGGCCGCACTAGCCGCGGACGAACCCGGACTCATGATCGCCGACCTTGAGCTCCGGGACGGGCTCACCGCCGCCGTCATGTTGGCGCAGTCGATCAACACGCTGATCGTCTCAGGCACTCTCGCCGGCTTTCTCGTCCTCGCCTTCCTCCTCCTGCGAGACCGTGCATCCTCGCGACACCATCGGGTGCTGGACTCCAGCCAACGAAGCAGCATCGGCCTGCACGAGTGCGCCGACGCGCATCGCCGAGAGCGCTTGTAG
- a CDS encoding thioredoxin family protein: MTTIDLTEDAFSAAITDHPIVLVDFWAAWCGPCRSFAPVFEAASTEHPDILFAKVDTEAQASLAAAAQITSIPPLMGFKDGVLVYSQPGALPAKALHDLIGKIRDLDMDHVRAQMQASDPR; encoded by the coding sequence ATGACAACCATCGACCTCACCGAAGACGCATTCTCAGCCGCCATCACCGACCATCCCATCGTGCTGGTCGACTTCTGGGCCGCCTGGTGCGGACCATGCCGCAGCTTCGCCCCCGTCTTCGAGGCCGCGTCCACCGAGCATCCCGACATCCTGTTCGCCAAGGTCGACACCGAGGCCCAGGCATCCCTGGCCGCCGCCGCACAGATCACCTCCATCCCCCCGCTGATGGGCTTCAAAGACGGCGTCCTGGTCTACTCCCAGCCCGGAGCGCTCCCGGCCAAAGCGCTCCACGACCTGATCGGCAAAATCCGCGACCTCGACATGGACCACGTGCGCGCGCAAATGCAGGCGTCCGACCCTCGCTAG